The Biomphalaria glabrata chromosome 1, xgBioGlab47.1, whole genome shotgun sequence sequence CTTTCTATAGTTCACGTCTGCGCCGTTTTCCAGCAGAATATTAACTGTGTCACAACACTAGGACTCTATAGCCAAAATTAGGGCGCTCTTTCCGTCAAAGCCACTGACTTTGTTGACATCAGCGCCTTCTTGAATTAAGGCTGAGACAACTAAAGGCTTATTGAACTGAGCAGCCAACATAAGAGCTGTATAGTCCCATTGGTCTGTGATGTCTATGGCTGCTTTATATTTCAGAAGCTGTCTAACGATGTAGACATTGCCTGAAATAGCTGCGTGCATCAGGGGAGTCATCCCATACCTACTGTCAACACTGTTGACATCAGCGCCTTTCTTAATGAGGTGAGTGATGACAGCATCTCTGTTGGAAGAGGCAGCAAGTGACAAGGGCAGGTAACCGTTTGCACATTTCTGGTTAACTGAAGCTCCATGGTCAATcaaaagttttataatttttgtatcaGTTAGGAACTCGGCGTCCCATCTTTCTGAGCCTATGACAAGGCTGGGGTGAAATCCTCCTTTCAGCGCCACATGAAGCACGTTGTCTTGTGAAGGCTTAGTAGGAGTTTTGGCACACGCTTCACATTCCAGCAACAGCTCAACAGTTTGGTAAGAATTAGACAGAACAGCAGCCTTGAGTGGTGTGAAGTCTTCAATGGACGCCTCGTTGACGTCAGCTCCATTACGTAGCAACAGACACACGATACGGCAATAGCCTGCCAGGCAAGCCTTAATGAATGCCTGCTTCATGATCTTTTTGCCATAGTATGTTGTCCTGCGTATCTGTGTACCAATTATGTTGGCCACAGTCACGTGATCTCCACTTTCAATTGCTGCATTTATATTCACCATGGTATATTTCATTTTGTCCTTCAAACACTTGTCGCtgcagaaaagaaaacaacacataaagtctttcaattaattacttttattttattagtaaatgTATAAACATATAATACATTTTGGCagagaaacaaaattgttgATCCAAAAACTTAATTTACATAAGTGTCAATTTAAATATTCTTAAATCAAATCAGTACTGAAGCGACTATGGGTAAAACTTGTAAAATACTATGGAGCAACTCTTAGAGGACTATGAATCAACACATAGAGCaagaaagtttccctttcaggccTAGCGAaaatggggcagatgatgtaatggtaaTTTGTTTCTGTGGTTTGTAGTTAACAAGGTTtttatgtggtcagcacaacaaccaaccgccattacttttcgacagctaatgtcaggtacccatttaaggTGGGtgcactcagaggcgccctaaaaatcccgaaataaaaaatcccagtatttaccaggattcgaactcgagtcCCCAGGTTTGCGAATAATAATTTcaatgaaattatatttttaattttttattcactTAAATTCaactaaaatatgaaaataactATTAATTAAAGAATCAAATTGCTACTGTTATTTTACTAACAACAGTAGTGTGAGAGAATCACTCAGACGATTATTTGGaattgatagattgataattAAGTGTGAAAAACGCTTAGactttaactttttcttttattgtattAGTTTCCTGTCTATATTTTATGATGAGAAAAATATGATTAACTTACTTGTCCGAAGCAGAAAATTCTCTTTTCAAGGCTCTAGATTTGTGCAGTGTTGAGTTTAAGCTTTTCTCCATGATATTATCTGCAAaattaagaataaaaatatattttaattaaatttgaattaagaTTTCTTACACACttgcaaacataaaacaaaatgaataaataacatTAACATCGATTATAAAAATAATCGCAGAGGTCAGAAATAGCAGGGAGTTTTACATTTAGCAATATTGATAATAGTTTTCAATGATATTATCTGCAAaattaagaataaaaatatattttaattaaatttgaatttagaTTTCTTACACActtgcaaacataaaataaaatgaataaataacattaacatcgattataaaaataatcgcaaaggaaagaaatttttttaaacaatttcatCTTGGTATAACTTGAATAGTATATGAATCTTGGAATAATCATCTTAAATGTAATATTAGGGAGTTTTACATTTAGCAATATTGATAATAGTTttcaatattataataatataataattttcttaggaaagtttgtaatttataagataatattataaGGGGGCGATGTGAGAAAGCGGCAAAGCGCTTGTCTTTCGAACTGGCGTTCCAGGTTCAAATCTTAATgctgactgggatttttaatttcgggatctttgggcgcctgtaagtccacccagctagaatgagtacctaacattagatggagaaaagtaaaggctaaccacatgaaacccttgttaatcgtgggccacagaaacagatgacctttacattatctccCCACAGATTGTAAAGTCTGAATGGGGTAACTATTATactatatatttatcttttacTGATAGAACATGGTAACTacaacaaacttttaaaaatgtgtctttTATTTTTGGTCAACACTTATCAAGGTGACACATCTGCCAGCTAGcttctaattattaattttacaatataACTAAAGTTATGAAAGTTaactattgaaaaataaaaaaaatatatatattttaaaaattttacttaCCAGTGTGATTTTTGATGTTTAAAACTCGGAGATCGTTTCTTAAGCGAGAAATAATTTCCTAATTACTAAAAGTCACAAAAACAATCCAGTACGAATAACATGCAAGTCAGAGTAACGAATTGAAGTGTGTTAAAGTCTACAACCGTTTATATACCACCTTTGGTTGTCTACGTCATaccctgtatttttttttgcgcCTTTTTATCACACTGACAATCCTAATGCTCTATAGAGATAAGACAACAAAAGACAAAGTGTCAAAAGCGACGACTTATGTCATTGCCGCGGTCACAACTCAGGGAACAAAAGATCGCCGCGGTCACTACTCGAGGAACAAAAGATCGCTGCGGTCACCACTCCAGGACCAAAAGATCGCAGCGGTCACCACTCGAGGAACAATAGATCGCCGCAGTTACTGAAGTCCTGTGAGGGCCAGTGCACAATACCTACACTTCAGATACACGGGAAGATTTGTTTAAGCAGCTATCAAAATAAACTGACTCTCGAACCCTGGACAATAGAAGGAGcggcataaaaaaataaactacttCTACAACGTTATACTACAGAACAAAAGCTTATCAGAGAAAAGTTGACATTTGTTTGTACAGCTATTTAAATAGAGTGGATTTACCAAATGCTTAAGAAAACACTGAAACAATCGCATAGATTCCacgtcaagttttttttttagattatgttTAAACCAACACGAAACCAAGTTAATAATCAAACGtcttaagataagataagataagataatttttattgatccaatcaaatagaaattcattttgactacaattgacaacctaagtgtaactactgtaacaataacattatagatgcaaataccaacaacattcacacactaAACCGAGATGAATAAAAGTTCATAAGACTcctaaacaaggaaaaaaaaatatatttaaaaaaaaaacaacaacaacacagttTATATTAAagataattgtatcaattagttttaatcagtcatttaatttttttggaataatcatagatctagactaacataataaatctgtgcgatgaaaaataattttaacaaccTGTTTTTAGATGAGCACACTattaacttttttctttctctatgcaCTTAGAAACTATTACCTGTCTGAACTAGCTGGTATGAGTAAAGAGGAGGAAGGGGAAGACATTGTAAAGGTTATCgagatcgctttttaaatatagtttataaagaacaaaataattgtaaGACTTGAATTCGAGCTCGAGGGCTTAAGACTCCACAAGCCAATATACTAACTACTGTACCAGttaaagtgcttatgaaaataataaaaggTTTCATTACTTATTGTTACTTTCAAACTTATAAGGGACgacctaatttttttaaacaatgcaaaaaggggactaatttaacttTTACCGACACATCTGACAAATACAATTTATATCCCTTGTTCAGTAcccaaaaattaattattaccaGTATTTAATTAGCAAATTGgttgattttctttattaactttatttttttcttttcagttaaaaggaaaaaaaagtgcaatATTTCAAATAATCCAATTTGTTTATAGTATGTGGCTGAGAGTATTACTGAGCTACAAGTGCCCACTAAAATTGTTTGtctgttgttttattattatttttgttatatttatgtttcaaattttgttttcacacaTCACCAGTTGTGTTTTAATAAATCTTATATCAATTTACCCTgtctggaaaaaaaatgaacacactTGATTTCTCCCAAAGCTTATCTTAACTTACTCTGTCCGTATGAGAAATTTGTGTACACGAGATTTCTCAGACACTCAGTCTCGGTTCAAGCTTAAGTTTTGCACAATTAATATTCTTTTAATTGACAACACAagtatcaattttttaaaaacataataaacaatcgataataacatttttgttttgtatttagaaAAATGGAAAGCAATTGTAATGACTGAAGTGATGGTACAAGCTGAATCAGTCCAATTTATAACTTTAGAGGTCTTCGTCTGAGTCTAGTAAACGCAAACCTAAAAAATAGTACCAGATTATGGAAAccatagataactatacaatcttccatgttcataagctctccactagtagagtggttactGTGTGAACTGAGAAgacttgagccatgagtttgatATCAAGTCGATCTcccttcttttatttttataaatgctttttaattCTTGATAGTTTAGCTCCATTACATATTTAATtgcatgactaatccaaactataAGATACAAGTACACTTTATATTAgcgttttttaaataattttaaaaaaattttcttgttatattttgttcgaagaaaaaaaaagaaataatagcaTTATGAATTTATTTAAGAAATTTTACAGACCAAAAAGTGGCTGATAGTCAGAAAAGTCCTATTGATTTTAACAATTTCGATCTTGTAAATTAAAACCACAGCTACCCCATCTCTTCTAGCTTCTCTCAGATACTTCAGAACCAGtcaatatttcttcttcttatcttataaaatactgaagttacttcaaaaaaagaagaagattacgtccAAGGTTCCATGCATCGAGACATGCATATTAAACATTGACATAATTTATAACAGGTCACAGAATTTCTTGGCtgcctcaggcaacccattcctttttctaataacactagggatgaaggagtatttgtacaaatttgtcctaacatatggaacgaggaacaTGCCTCATCTTTGTGTCtgtttgagtattttattagattttgtttttgtatctaaagattatgtttcagtgttttatgtataattgctactttacttgaGAGTCTTATCTTATGAAGGTTATCTAAATTTAAGTATTTGTAAACTTAGTTATAatctaaagaaaaaatagaaaaacaaataaaaacaataaaagaaaactattcattcaattcattaaatattttattgagtACTATATTAGagcatacaaaataaaaaaaattataatgcatTTCAAAAATTCTGTACACTAAAATTTGGCGTTTAATATATTCAGTAAAAAGTTATACatgtaacaaaacataattttaatgGCTACAAATAAAACATCAACTAATTTATTGTCACATATTTAGTAGTTCAAGTATTTCACTATCTGAACACAAACATTCCGCGGTATGTCCATCCTCGTCTCTTAGATCCACATCTGCATTGTAAGATAATAAACTCTCCACGGCTTCTATGAAACCATTTTGAGCGGCTATCATCAAGGCAGTCGTCCCACTCTTGTGGATTGGCTTTCTATAGTTCACGTCCGCGCCGTTTTCCAGCAGAATATTAACTGTGTCACAACAGTAGGACTCTATTGCCAAAATTAGGGCGCTCTTTCCGTCAAAGCCACTGACCTTGTTGACATCAGCGCCTTCTTGAATTAAGGCTGAGACAACTAAAGGCTTATTGAACTGAGCAGCCAACATGAGAGCTGTATAGTCCCATTGGTCTGTGATGTCTATGGCTGCTTTATATTTTAGAAGCTGTCTTACGATGTAGACATTGCCTGCAATATCTGCGTGCATCAGGGGAGTCATCCCATACCTACTGTCCACGCTGTTGACATCAGCGCCTTTCTTAATGAGGTGAGTGATGACAGCATCTCTGTTGGAAGAGGCAGCAAGTGACAAGGTCAGGTAACCGTTGGCACATTTCTGGTTAACTGATGCCCCATGGTCAATcaaaagttttataatttttgtatcaGTTAGGAACTCGGCATCCCATCTTTCTGAGCCTATGACAAGGCTTGGGTAAAATCCTCCCTTCAGCGCCACATGAAGCACGTTGTCTTGAGAAGGTTTAGTAGGAGTTTTGGCACTCGCTTCACATTCCAGCAACAGCTCAACAGTTTGGTAAGAATTAGACAGAACAGCAGCCTTGAGTGGTGTGAAGTCTTCAATGGACGCCTCGTTGACGTCAGCTCCATTACGTAGCAGCAGACACACGATACGGTTATCGCCTGCCAGGCAAGCCTTAATGAATGCCTGCTTCATGATCTTTTTGCCATAGTATGTTGTCCTGCGTATTTGTGTACCAATAATGTTTGCCACAGTCACGTGATCAGCTCTTTCAATGGCTGCATTTATATTCTCCTTGGTATAATTCATTTGATCCTTCAAACACTTGTcgctgcagaaaaaaaaaacaataaataaagtattttaattatttacttttattttattagtaaataaataaacctatacatttaataaattttggcagcgaaaaaaaattgttgatcCAAAAAGTTCATTTACATAAGTGTCAATTTAAATATCCTTAAAACAAATCAGTTCTGAAGCGTCTATGGCTAAAACTCATAAAGTACTATGGAGCAACTCATAGAGGACTTTGAATAAACACATAGAGCAAGAAGAAGGTTTCCCTTTCAGTCCTAGCGACAAAAGTGTAGATGAtgtaattctaataattttcTGTGGCTTGTAGTTAACAAGGTtttcatgtggtcagcacaacgaccaaacgccatTACTTTTCAatagctaatgtcaggtaccaattaaagGTTGGTGCACTCAGAgtcgccctaaaaatcccgaaattaaaaatcccagtattcaccaggattcaaactcgagtcCCCAGGTTTTCGACTAATAATTTcaatgaaattatatttttaaattttgtatttactTAAATGCGAACAACTAAAACATAAGAATGACTATTAATTAAAGAATCAAATTGCT is a genomic window containing:
- the LOC106070216 gene encoding ankyrin-3-like, with the translated sequence MEKSLNSTLHKSRALKREFDASDNDKCLKDQMNYTKENINAAIERADHVTVANIIGTQIRRTTYYGKKIMKQAFIKACLAGDNRIVCLLLRNGADVNEASIEDFTPLKAAVLSNSYQTVELLLECEASAKTPTKPSQDNVLHVALKGGFYPSLVIGSERWDAEFLTDTKIIKLLIDHGASVNQKCANGYLTLSLAASSNRDAVITHLIKKGADVNSVDSRYGMTPLMHADIAGNVYIVRQLLKYKAAIDITDQWDYTALMLAAQFNKPLVVSALIQEGADVNKVSGFDGKSALILAIESYCCDTVNILLENGADVNYRKPIHKSGTTALMIAAQNGFIEAVESLLSYNADVDLRDEDGHTAEYNIMEKSLNSTLHKSRALKREFSASDNDKCLKDKMKYTMVNINAAIESGDHVTVANIIGTQIRRTTYYGKKIMKQAFIKACLAGYCRIVCLLLRNGADVNEASIEDFTPLKAAVLSNSYQTVELLLECEACAKTPTKPSQDNVLHVALKGGFHPSLVIGSERWDAEFLTDTKIIKLLIDHGASVNQKCANGYLPLSLAASSNRDAVITHLIKKGADVNSVDSRYGMTPLMHAAISGNVYIVRQLLKYKAAIDITDQWDYTALMLAAQFNKPLVVSALIQEGADVNKSIRIGQCGQCDKKAQKIQDNIMEKSLNSTLHKSRALKREFSASDNDKCLKDQMKYTMENINAAIERGDHVSVANIIGTQIRRTTYYGKKIMKQAFIKACLAGDSRILCLLLRNGADVNETSIEDFTPLKAAVLSNSYQTVELLLECEASAKTPTKPSQDNVLHVALKGGFHPSLVIGLERWDTEFLTETKIIKLLIDHGASVNQKCANGYLPLSLAASSNRDAVITHLIKKGADVNTVDSRYGMTPLMHAAIAGNVYIVRQLLKYKAAIDITDQCDYTALMLAAQFNKPLLVSALIQEGADVNKVSGFDGKSALILAIESYCCDTVNILLENGADVNYRKPIHKSGTTALMIAAQNGFIEAVESLLSYNADVDLRDEDGHTAECLCSDSEILELLNM